In one Aggregicoccus sp. 17bor-14 genomic region, the following are encoded:
- a CDS encoding alkaline phosphatase family protein produces MSAAPRPEPDSQVAAWARARVERVRRHLTPVPAGPRAGARRLLLVHLDGVPRAVLDTALRSGSMPFLAGLVRSGAYHLERAFWGSPAATPAFQAGLLYGLRHPDLPGYSWFDRALGREVAMNHPQDTRAIEARLGRRSSSRLLEGGGHTYFSLFRGDAGNQLCMSTLGSAERMARGLVPEFRGVLAGRRDGALRAAGTLARETGRALGEVSRWARALGDWRHEPGFLVSRVLLQRLGWGFAHTKAVVDMARGVPLIYLVFGNYDETAHRRGPRSPLALAELQCVDASLADLDAVSRALEQPYDIVLVTDHGHVEAEPLEQRGGRRLAAALLEGPPRKVPPEVVRGLRDGRPTPVDVPGPVPGAPVVVEAGNFAHVYLAREPRPMEAEVLLAHFPEALGRALAHPDLAIVVLRRGEGFVAVVGGGVYGPDDVAQAPLSPGFSREALADLLRELPHMPNAGDLILYGREVGEDRTVGFAWEFGSHGGLTHTETDSLVCWPAHAPLDLRALSHASQLHERLCEVYRC; encoded by the coding sequence GTGAGCGCAGCCCCGAGACCCGAGCCGGACAGCCAGGTGGCGGCCTGGGCGCGCGCGCGCGTCGAGCGGGTGCGCCGACATCTCACCCCGGTGCCCGCGGGCCCTCGCGCCGGGGCGCGCCGCCTGCTCCTGGTGCACCTGGACGGCGTGCCGCGCGCGGTGCTGGACACGGCGCTGCGCTCGGGGAGCATGCCCTTCCTCGCGGGACTGGTGCGCTCGGGCGCCTACCACCTGGAGCGCGCCTTCTGGGGAAGCCCCGCCGCCACCCCGGCCTTCCAGGCGGGGCTGCTCTACGGGCTGCGGCATCCGGATCTCCCGGGCTACTCCTGGTTCGACCGCGCGCTGGGACGCGAGGTCGCGATGAACCACCCGCAGGACACGCGCGCCATCGAGGCGCGGCTCGGGCGGCGCTCGAGCAGCCGGCTGCTGGAGGGTGGAGGCCACACCTACTTCAGCCTCTTTCGCGGGGACGCGGGCAACCAGCTGTGCATGAGCACGCTGGGCAGCGCCGAGCGGATGGCGCGCGGGCTGGTGCCGGAGTTTCGCGGCGTGCTCGCGGGCCGGCGCGACGGCGCGCTGCGGGCGGCAGGCACGCTCGCGCGCGAGACGGGGCGCGCGCTGGGTGAGGTGAGCCGCTGGGCGCGCGCGCTGGGGGACTGGCGCCACGAGCCGGGCTTCCTCGTCTCGCGCGTGCTCTTGCAGCGGCTGGGCTGGGGCTTCGCGCACACCAAGGCGGTGGTGGACATGGCGCGAGGCGTGCCGCTCATCTACCTCGTCTTCGGCAACTACGACGAGACGGCGCACCGGCGCGGGCCGCGCTCGCCGCTCGCGCTCGCGGAGCTGCAGTGCGTGGACGCCTCGCTCGCGGACCTGGACGCCGTGTCGCGCGCGCTCGAGCAGCCTTACGACATCGTCCTCGTCACCGACCACGGCCACGTGGAGGCCGAGCCGCTCGAGCAGCGCGGGGGCCGCCGGCTCGCGGCCGCGCTGCTCGAGGGCCCGCCGCGCAAGGTGCCGCCCGAGGTGGTGCGGGGGCTTCGCGACGGACGCCCCACGCCGGTGGACGTGCCGGGGCCGGTGCCCGGCGCGCCCGTGGTGGTGGAGGCGGGCAACTTCGCGCACGTGTACCTCGCGCGCGAGCCGCGGCCGATGGAGGCCGAGGTGCTGCTCGCCCACTTCCCCGAGGCGCTGGGCCGCGCGCTCGCGCACCCGGACCTGGCCATCGTCGTGCTGCGGCGGGGCGAGGGCTTCGTGGCGGTGGTGGGCGGCGGCGTGTACGGACCGGATGACGTCGCGCAGGCGCCCCTCTCCCCGGGCTTCTCGCGCGAGGCGCTGGCGGACCTGCTGCGCGAGCTGCCCCACATGCCCAACGCGGGAGACCTCATCCTCTACGGGCGCGAGGTGGGCGAGGACCGCACCGTGGGCTTCGCGTGGGAGTTCGGCTCGCACGGCGGGCTCACCCACACCGAGACGGACAGCCTGGTGTGCTGGCCCGCGCACGCGCCGCTGGACCTGCGCGCCTTGAGCCACGCGAGCCAGCTGCACGAGCGGCTGTGCGAGGTGTACCGGTGCTGA
- a CDS encoding BamA/TamA family outer membrane protein — MTYSLVLLAALATTASSRDGHAPAAPREAPEAPVRVARAEPTAVQPPALAQGALASTLGVTPAPAPGAALEAATVGAQAALLPVRPVPSGAPPVAPEGAHRSEGVRQHGVDMLALPIVSFSSDQGMGYGVVGGAYVYGEGYAPYRHALGLQMFVTQRGSQSHFIRYDGPRLLGPLRVEARVEFRRETLSPYFGGGNESAPQFSGDMTDQRFNYARLSPGAWVRLRGKPLGEQSPLQAYVGYNWHTTQVRVYEGSVLSETQPPGSNGGCSAQLLSGLLWDTRDNEVDPTRGGVEELSVRVSAMPTGSSFDYAGVTLGERRYARISSRVLFAQRLSLDVLFGEVPFFEWAQTGGITSSEGVGGMTSVRGIERNRFAGYIKAFSNSELRVHATEFHLLGEANRLGVVGFLDLGRVWHPGAQDGKWYAWHPGVGGGLRLARRAAVVRMDYALSTETGRQGLYFSVGQMF; from the coding sequence ATGACTTATTCCCTCGTGCTGCTCGCCGCGCTCGCCACGACGGCCTCCTCGAGGGACGGACACGCCCCGGCTGCACCGCGCGAGGCGCCCGAGGCGCCGGTGCGGGTCGCCCGGGCCGAGCCGACGGCGGTGCAGCCTCCCGCGCTCGCCCAGGGTGCACTGGCTTCGACTCTCGGTGTGACTCCGGCCCCGGCGCCGGGTGCCGCGCTCGAGGCGGCGACGGTAGGTGCGCAGGCGGCGCTCCTGCCCGTGCGCCCGGTGCCCTCCGGCGCCCCGCCCGTTGCGCCGGAAGGCGCGCACCGCAGCGAGGGCGTGCGCCAGCACGGCGTGGACATGCTTGCGCTGCCGATCGTGTCCTTCAGCTCCGACCAGGGCATGGGCTACGGCGTGGTGGGCGGCGCGTACGTGTACGGCGAGGGCTACGCGCCCTACCGCCACGCGCTGGGCCTGCAGATGTTCGTCACCCAGCGCGGCAGCCAGAGCCACTTCATCCGCTACGACGGGCCGCGCCTGCTGGGCCCCCTTCGGGTGGAGGCGCGGGTGGAGTTTCGCCGCGAGACGCTCAGCCCCTACTTCGGCGGGGGCAACGAGTCCGCGCCGCAGTTCAGCGGCGACATGACCGACCAGCGCTTCAACTACGCGCGCCTGTCGCCGGGCGCGTGGGTGCGGCTGCGCGGCAAGCCGCTCGGGGAGCAGAGCCCGCTGCAGGCGTACGTGGGCTACAACTGGCACACCACGCAGGTGCGCGTGTACGAGGGCTCGGTGCTGAGCGAGACGCAGCCGCCCGGCAGCAACGGCGGCTGCAGCGCGCAGCTGCTGTCCGGCCTGCTCTGGGACACGCGCGACAACGAGGTGGACCCCACGCGCGGCGGCGTCGAGGAGCTGAGCGTGCGCGTCAGCGCGATGCCCACCGGCAGCAGCTTCGACTACGCGGGCGTCACCCTGGGCGAGCGGCGCTACGCGCGCATCAGCTCGCGGGTGCTCTTCGCGCAGCGGCTCTCGCTCGACGTGCTCTTCGGCGAGGTGCCCTTCTTCGAGTGGGCGCAGACCGGCGGCATCACCTCCTCGGAGGGGGTGGGCGGCATGACGAGCGTGCGCGGCATCGAGCGCAACCGCTTCGCGGGCTACATCAAGGCCTTCAGCAACTCCGAGCTGCGCGTGCACGCCACCGAGTTCCACCTGCTGGGCGAGGCGAACCGGCTCGGAGTGGTGGGCTTCCTCGACCTCGGCCGCGTGTGGCACCCGGGCGCACAGGACGGCAAGTGGTACGCGTGGCACCCGGGGGTGGGCGGCGGGCTGCGGCTCGCGCGCCGCGCCGCGGTGGTGCGCATGGACTACGCGCTCTCCACCGAGACGGGGCGTCAGGGGCTCTACTTCAGCGTGGGGCAGATGTTCTAG
- a CDS encoding acyltransferase, with translation MTAPRTESSPAPQHLHGLDTLRALAILLVFAFHYQVFVSREPTFGWASTVGWTGVDLFFVLSGYLIGRQLMKGATAPQGLSIPRFYARRFLRTLPNYYGVLALYLAFPAVLGGREPPALWRFLTFTQNLGLEPGTAFSHAWSLCVEEQFYVLLPLAVVAAVQLRPPRWAAWALMGGLVAAGIAVRRLLWVRYGREAGGGIEGYHPNIYYSSLCRFDEFLPGVAVAFLQTFHPQLWQRLTRYRRALLAAGLLAVTGALALVLTRYQFEGYGYGYFMTGFGYSLVACAFALLVVAALCPGSLLHRVRVPGAERLAAWSYAIYLTHKPIAFALHRRLGTEALVGKAGEVALIAAACLVGGWLLYRFVEQPFMRLRERYVPSHLAPPTPAEVASIASAP, from the coding sequence ATGACCGCGCCCCGCACCGAGAGCTCCCCTGCCCCGCAGCACCTGCACGGCCTCGACACGCTGCGCGCGCTGGCGATCCTGCTGGTCTTCGCCTTCCACTACCAGGTGTTCGTGAGCCGCGAGCCCACCTTCGGCTGGGCGAGCACCGTGGGCTGGACGGGGGTGGACCTCTTCTTCGTGCTCAGCGGCTACCTCATCGGCCGCCAGCTGATGAAGGGCGCCACGGCGCCGCAGGGGCTCTCCATCCCGCGCTTCTACGCACGGCGCTTCCTGCGCACGCTGCCCAACTACTACGGGGTGCTCGCGCTCTACCTCGCCTTCCCGGCGGTGCTCGGCGGCCGCGAGCCGCCCGCGCTGTGGCGCTTCCTCACCTTCACGCAGAACCTGGGGCTCGAGCCCGGCACGGCCTTCTCGCACGCGTGGTCCTTGTGCGTGGAGGAGCAGTTCTACGTGCTGCTGCCGCTCGCGGTCGTCGCGGCCGTGCAGCTGCGCCCCCCGCGCTGGGCGGCATGGGCGCTGATGGGCGGGCTCGTGGCCGCCGGCATCGCGGTGCGCAGACTTCTCTGGGTGCGCTACGGCCGCGAGGCAGGAGGCGGCATCGAGGGCTACCACCCGAACATCTACTACTCCTCGCTGTGCCGCTTCGACGAGTTCCTGCCCGGGGTGGCGGTGGCCTTCCTGCAGACCTTCCACCCCCAGCTGTGGCAGCGCCTCACCCGCTACCGCCGCGCGCTGCTCGCTGCCGGGCTGCTCGCGGTGACCGGGGCGCTCGCGCTCGTGCTCACGCGCTACCAGTTCGAGGGCTACGGCTACGGCTACTTCATGACCGGCTTCGGCTACTCGCTCGTCGCGTGCGCGTTCGCGCTGCTGGTGGTGGCGGCGCTGTGTCCCGGCTCCCTGCTCCACCGCGTGCGCGTGCCCGGGGCGGAGCGCCTCGCGGCGTGGTCCTACGCCATCTACCTCACCCACAAGCCCATCGCCTTCGCGCTGCACCGGCGGCTCGGAACGGAGGCGCTGGTGGGCAAGGCGGGAGAGGTGGCGCTCATCGCTGCGGCCTGCCTCGTCGGAGGCTGGCTGCTGTACCGCTTCGTGGAGCAACCCTTCATGCGGCTGCGCGAGCGTTACGTCCCCTCGCACCTCGCGCCGCCCACGCCGGCCGAGGTTGCCAGCATCGCCTCCGCGCCGTAG
- a CDS encoding S8 family serine peptidase produces MAQGWKRWFGAAGLGLLLAGSGAEAATVGKALQRRLAPLTDEVSVGTVIVTFQGSRGLLPEHLDLLRALGLKTGTTLPTLGMVALPATAGQVRRLAADPAVRSVWSNERLQYFDAEIRTLTGVERVRSDAEMTRANGGLPFTGRGIGVVINDSGIDARHDDLKLGSHVVQNVQILTDTSTQEGFTPLLAVENLPDTDLNVGHGTHCAGIVGGTGQDSGGRYAGVAPGASLIGTGSGAVLFVLNALGGFEYTLANQARYGIRVISNSYGGSGPFEPEDPVALASKLAHDRNITVVFAAGNSGPGKDTLNPYAKAPWVIGVAAGTKEGGLASFSSRGTPASQRLGNADPLDDGDAPTITAPGAGREFDPAVSSISQKFSAAYVSTRSITNVFANGQTDDLELPLAYLPFYTQISGTSMATPHIAGVAALMLEADPTLTPDDIKGILTRTASRMPGYEDFEVGAGYVNVYAAIDQVLHRTRAYGSFSVPAFNARYTVSGPAPLALHVDYSPLALPGAGSANARTLTVEAGVNVLDVFATFDTALEDGEGNTVGLLLTSPSGATYSSGIALPVLDAPSREVVVKNPEAGTWLLEVRGVRSLAAAPGVSLPTSGAAAPGPVDITVTQQRFTLEPVADIQGHPAQAEIESALKGRLMDTFADGTFRPDRAVTRMDLARNLVLNTALRQSLAASPRFTDLSGADEAVAEAVTASGSTLRDWDFGPAGMMGASGSSFNPKSNVSRLDVAVALVRALGLDTLARSKAGSPVTVQYSGQTLVLADNAQIPLALRGYVQLALDRGILQASYSLEQGPFDFQPTLTARVKPTDTLTRALLAYALTHYREHFVAGD; encoded by the coding sequence ATGGCACAGGGATGGAAGCGGTGGTTCGGCGCAGCGGGGCTCGGCCTGCTGCTGGCAGGCAGTGGGGCGGAAGCGGCCACGGTGGGCAAGGCGCTGCAGCGGCGGCTCGCCCCGCTGACGGACGAGGTCAGCGTGGGGACGGTGATCGTCACCTTCCAGGGCTCCCGGGGGCTCCTGCCCGAGCACCTGGACCTGCTGCGCGCGCTGGGCCTGAAGACGGGCACCACGCTGCCCACGCTGGGCATGGTGGCGCTGCCGGCGACCGCGGGCCAGGTGCGCCGGCTCGCGGCAGACCCGGCGGTGCGCAGCGTGTGGAGCAACGAGCGGCTGCAGTACTTCGACGCGGAGATCCGCACCCTCACGGGCGTGGAGCGCGTGCGCTCGGACGCGGAGATGACGCGGGCGAACGGCGGCCTACCCTTCACCGGCAGGGGCATCGGCGTGGTCATCAACGACAGCGGCATCGACGCGCGCCACGACGACCTCAAGCTGGGCAGCCACGTCGTTCAGAACGTGCAGATCCTCACCGACACGAGCACCCAGGAGGGCTTCACGCCGCTGCTCGCGGTAGAGAACCTGCCGGACACGGATCTCAACGTGGGCCACGGCACGCACTGCGCGGGCATCGTGGGCGGCACGGGCCAGGACTCCGGCGGCCGCTACGCGGGCGTGGCCCCGGGCGCGAGCCTCATCGGCACGGGCTCGGGCGCGGTGCTCTTCGTGCTCAACGCGCTGGGGGGCTTCGAGTACACGCTCGCCAACCAGGCCCGCTACGGCATCCGCGTCATCTCCAACAGCTACGGCGGCAGCGGCCCCTTCGAGCCGGAGGACCCGGTGGCGCTCGCCTCGAAGCTCGCGCACGACCGCAACATCACCGTGGTGTTCGCCGCGGGCAACAGCGGCCCGGGCAAGGACACGCTCAACCCGTACGCGAAGGCGCCCTGGGTCATCGGCGTGGCGGCGGGGACGAAGGAGGGCGGGCTCGCCTCCTTCTCCAGCCGCGGCACCCCGGCCTCGCAGCGGCTGGGCAACGCGGACCCGCTCGATGACGGCGATGCGCCGACGATCACCGCCCCCGGTGCCGGGCGCGAGTTCGACCCGGCCGTGAGCTCCATCAGCCAGAAGTTCAGCGCCGCCTACGTGAGCACGCGCTCCATCACCAACGTCTTCGCCAATGGCCAGACGGACGACCTCGAGCTGCCGCTCGCGTACCTGCCCTTCTACACGCAGATCTCCGGCACCTCGATGGCCACGCCCCACATCGCCGGCGTGGCCGCGCTGATGCTCGAGGCGGACCCCACCCTCACGCCCGATGACATCAAGGGCATCCTCACCCGCACCGCGAGCCGCATGCCGGGCTACGAGGACTTCGAGGTGGGCGCCGGCTACGTGAACGTGTACGCGGCGATCGACCAGGTGCTGCACCGCACCCGTGCCTACGGCAGCTTCAGCGTGCCGGCCTTCAACGCGCGCTACACCGTGAGCGGCCCAGCCCCGCTCGCCCTGCACGTGGACTACAGCCCGCTCGCCCTGCCCGGCGCGGGCTCCGCCAACGCGCGCACCCTCACCGTGGAGGCAGGCGTGAACGTGCTGGACGTGTTCGCCACCTTCGACACGGCGCTCGAAGACGGCGAGGGCAACACGGTGGGCCTGCTGCTCACCAGCCCCAGCGGCGCGACCTACAGCTCCGGCATCGCCCTGCCGGTGCTCGATGCGCCGAGCCGCGAGGTGGTGGTGAAGAACCCCGAGGCGGGCACCTGGCTGCTCGAGGTGCGCGGCGTGCGCAGCCTCGCCGCGGCGCCCGGCGTGAGCCTGCCCACCAGCGGCGCCGCGGCGCCCGGTCCCGTGGACATCACGGTGACCCAGCAGCGCTTCACGCTGGAGCCCGTGGCGGACATCCAGGGCCACCCCGCCCAGGCGGAGATCGAGAGCGCGCTGAAGGGCCGCCTCATGGACACCTTCGCGGACGGCACCTTCCGGCCGGACCGCGCGGTGACGCGGATGGATCTCGCGCGCAACCTGGTGCTCAACACCGCGCTGCGCCAGTCGCTCGCGGCGAGCCCGCGCTTCACGGACCTGAGCGGCGCGGACGAGGCCGTGGCCGAGGCGGTGACGGCGAGCGGCTCCACGCTGCGCGACTGGGACTTCGGCCCCGCGGGGATGATGGGCGCGAGCGGCTCGAGCTTCAATCCGAAGAGCAACGTGTCGCGGCTCGACGTGGCCGTGGCCCTGGTGCGCGCGCTCGGCCTGGACACGCTCGCGCGCAGCAAGGCCGGCTCCCCCGTGACGGTGCAGTACTCGGGGCAGACGCTGGTGCTCGCCGACAACGCGCAGATCCCGCTCGCGCTGCGCGGCTACGTGCAGCTCGCGCTGGACCGCGGCATTCTGCAGGCCAGCTACTCTCTCGAGCAGGGTCCCTTCGACTTCCAGCCCACGCTCACCGCGCGGGTGAAGCCGACGGACACCCTCACCCGCGCGCTGCTCGCCTACGCGCTCACGCACTACCGCGAGCACTTCGTCGCGGGCGACTAG
- a CDS encoding mevalonate kinase — protein sequence MERALSAPGKLFLSGEYAVLWGGVARVLAVGPRTHALVRRRQDTRVQVVLEEGRLEGRATPFGVAWEGAVPAGFAFVARTLDEALRAHGRDALGLQLAVAPSAVGANGHKLGMGGSACATVLAAEGARSVLSERFDALKLALASHAAGQGGKGSGGDVAASFAGGVLRYRRYDVAALLSASNSSRYGAALLEAPPVDLWRLPAPRVAMAYAFTGASASTRVLITQVETQLEAEGRARFMQRSDALGLAVEEGLAGGDFRAFREAVEAQHALLLELGPLETEGMRRVLALAGSYGCAGKLSGAGGGDGCILFAPSQEARAELLEGLAARGLYALPLEPEAGVRGEAHADPRLTQWLEAAE from the coding sequence ATGGAGCGCGCCCTCTCGGCCCCCGGCAAGCTCTTCCTCAGCGGCGAGTACGCCGTGCTGTGGGGCGGCGTCGCCCGCGTGCTCGCGGTGGGCCCGCGCACCCACGCGCTCGTGCGCCGCCGCCAGGACACGCGCGTGCAGGTGGTGCTGGAGGAGGGGCGGCTGGAGGGGCGCGCCACGCCCTTCGGGGTCGCCTGGGAGGGCGCGGTGCCCGCGGGCTTCGCCTTCGTCGCGCGCACGCTGGACGAGGCCTTGCGCGCGCACGGCCGCGACGCGCTGGGCCTGCAGCTCGCGGTGGCTCCCTCTGCCGTGGGGGCGAACGGGCACAAGCTGGGCATGGGCGGCAGCGCCTGCGCCACGGTGCTCGCGGCGGAAGGGGCGCGCTCGGTGCTCTCCGAGCGCTTCGATGCGCTCAAGCTCGCGCTCGCCTCACACGCGGCGGGACAGGGCGGCAAGGGCAGCGGCGGGGACGTGGCGGCGAGCTTCGCGGGAGGCGTGCTGCGCTACCGCCGCTACGACGTGGCGGCGCTGCTCTCCGCGAGCAACTCCTCGCGCTACGGCGCCGCGCTGCTCGAGGCCCCGCCGGTGGACCTGTGGCGGCTGCCCGCGCCGCGCGTGGCGATGGCGTACGCCTTCACGGGCGCGTCGGCGAGCACGCGGGTGCTCATTACGCAGGTGGAGACGCAGCTCGAGGCCGAGGGCCGCGCGCGCTTCATGCAGCGCTCGGATGCGCTGGGGCTCGCGGTGGAGGAGGGGCTCGCGGGCGGAGACTTCCGCGCCTTCCGCGAGGCGGTGGAGGCCCAGCACGCGCTGCTGCTCGAGTTGGGCCCGCTGGAGACGGAAGGCATGCGCCGCGTGCTCGCGCTCGCGGGCAGCTACGGCTGCGCGGGGAAGCTCTCCGGCGCAGGCGGAGGCGACGGCTGCATCCTCTTCGCGCCCTCGCAGGAAGCGCGCGCGGAGCTGCTCGAGGGCCTCGCCGCGCGCGGCCTCTATGCCCTGCCGCTGGAGCCGGAGGCCGGCGTGCGCGGTGAGGCGCACGCCGACCCGCGGCTCACGCAGTGGCTCGAGGCCGCGGAGTAG
- the mvaD gene encoding diphosphomevalonate decarboxylase, whose product MKATALAHPNIALVKYWGKRDDALILPHQSSLSLTLSPLSVRTTVEFGQEGTADQVEINHHVAKGSARDRVLRVLDAVRAQGGVKGAARVVSRGDFPEAAGLASSAAGFAALAVAARAAAGLPAEPRAASLLARLGSGSACRSIQGGFCSWLRGSRADGEDSYAVQDFPAAHWPELRMVVAIVSRDEKDVKSRDGMKHTVDSSPYYPAWCADAEGELARARSLIQARDLEGLGALAERNAWRMHASALAADPPLCYLLPGTLALVGSLKEQRKKGVPVWFTLDAGPNPVLITDAAHEVAAEALARACGAQDVVRCVPGGDAELLSEHLF is encoded by the coding sequence ATGAAAGCCACCGCCCTCGCGCATCCGAACATCGCCCTGGTGAAGTACTGGGGGAAGCGCGACGACGCGCTCATCCTTCCGCACCAGTCCAGCCTCTCGCTCACGCTCTCGCCGCTCTCCGTGCGCACCACGGTGGAGTTCGGGCAGGAGGGGACGGCCGACCAGGTGGAGATCAACCACCACGTGGCCAAGGGCAGCGCGCGCGACCGGGTGCTGCGGGTGCTGGACGCGGTGCGCGCGCAGGGCGGCGTGAAGGGGGCGGCCCGGGTGGTGAGCCGCGGCGACTTCCCGGAGGCGGCGGGGCTCGCGAGCAGCGCGGCAGGCTTCGCGGCGCTGGCGGTGGCGGCGCGCGCGGCGGCGGGGCTCCCGGCAGAGCCGCGCGCGGCGAGCCTGCTCGCGCGCCTGGGCAGCGGCAGCGCCTGCCGCAGCATCCAGGGCGGCTTCTGCAGCTGGCTGCGCGGCAGCCGCGCGGACGGCGAGGACAGCTACGCGGTGCAGGACTTCCCGGCCGCGCACTGGCCGGAGCTGCGCATGGTCGTGGCCATCGTGAGCCGCGACGAGAAGGACGTGAAGAGCCGCGACGGCATGAAGCACACCGTGGACAGCTCGCCCTACTACCCGGCCTGGTGCGCGGACGCGGAAGGGGAGCTCGCCCGCGCGCGCTCGCTCATCCAGGCGCGCGACCTCGAGGGACTGGGCGCGCTCGCCGAGCGCAACGCGTGGCGCATGCACGCGAGCGCGCTCGCCGCGGATCCGCCGCTCTGCTACCTGCTGCCGGGCACGCTCGCGCTGGTGGGCTCGCTCAAGGAGCAGCGCAAGAAGGGCGTGCCGGTGTGGTTCACGCTGGACGCCGGCCCCAACCCCGTCCTCATCACGGACGCGGCGCACGAGGTGGCCGCGGAGGCGCTCGCCCGCGCCTGCGGCGCCCAGGACGTGGTGCGCTGCGTGCCGGGCGGAGACGCCGAGCTGCTCTCCGAGCACCTCTTCTGA
- the mvk gene encoding mevalonate kinase, whose amino-acid sequence MRTPASSEPLTAFGPGKVILLGEHSVVYGHPALAGALTVGMQARGVPARRTQLVMPGELSRPQRALLSRAFARAAAATGNPPVKVTLEAGLPVSMGLGSSAALSVACARLLLQAASGRAPVPAEVARVAWGMEQEFHGTPSGVDHTSSALGQLVLFRKRPGLDAGRARVVASPQPLRVVVALVGVRSPTRATVASLRARQARWPARYTRLMREMGRLATEGAEAVEAGDLEALGDLMNVNQGLLAALGLSSPALEDAVYRLRALGALGAKLTGAGGDGGAVIGLFSDPARALAQLRREGVRCFESQLAGPSRRSLRGSP is encoded by the coding sequence ATGCGCACCCCTGCGAGCAGCGAGCCCCTCACGGCCTTCGGTCCCGGCAAGGTCATCCTGCTGGGAGAGCACAGCGTGGTGTACGGCCACCCCGCGCTCGCCGGCGCGCTCACCGTGGGGATGCAGGCGCGCGGGGTCCCCGCGCGCCGCACCCAGCTGGTGATGCCCGGGGAGCTCAGCCGCCCGCAGCGCGCGCTGCTCTCGCGCGCCTTCGCCCGCGCGGCGGCCGCCACGGGCAACCCTCCGGTGAAGGTGACGCTCGAGGCGGGGCTCCCCGTGTCCATGGGGCTCGGCTCCTCCGCGGCGCTCTCGGTCGCGTGCGCGCGGCTGCTGCTGCAGGCCGCGAGCGGCCGGGCGCCGGTGCCCGCGGAGGTCGCGCGCGTGGCGTGGGGCATGGAGCAGGAGTTCCACGGCACGCCCTCGGGGGTGGACCACACCTCGAGCGCGCTCGGCCAGCTGGTGCTCTTCCGCAAGCGGCCCGGGCTGGACGCGGGGCGCGCGCGCGTGGTCGCGAGCCCGCAGCCCCTGCGCGTGGTGGTGGCGCTGGTGGGCGTGCGCAGCCCCACGCGGGCCACCGTGGCCTCCCTGCGCGCGCGCCAGGCGCGCTGGCCCGCGCGCTACACGCGGCTGATGCGCGAGATGGGCCGGCTCGCCACCGAGGGCGCCGAGGCCGTGGAGGCCGGCGACCTCGAGGCGCTCGGCGACCTGATGAACGTGAACCAGGGGTTGCTCGCGGCGCTCGGGCTCTCCTCGCCCGCGCTGGAGGACGCCGTCTACCGCCTGCGCGCGCTGGGCGCCCTGGGCGCGAAGCTCACCGGAGCGGGCGGCGACGGCGGCGCCGTGATCGGCCTCTTCTCCGACCCCGCGCGGGCGCTCGCGCAGCTGCGGCGCGAGGGTGTCCGCTGCTTCGAGAGCCAGCTCGCTGGCCCCTCCCGACGCTCCCTTCGAGGCTCGCCATGA